Genomic window (Drosophila ananassae strain 14024-0371.13 chromosome 3L, ASM1763931v2, whole genome shotgun sequence):
TCAGCACGATCGAGTACATAGACGAGGAACAGATGCACGAGTCTGTGCCCTCGGTGATAGAGATTCTGGCTGCCATGGCCTTGGGACCAATGCTGGCAGTTCCGGCCTCGGAACAGCCCGGCGCCATGACCCCCAGCGAAATGCATACGCTCAAGGAGCTCAGCGACTTGGCCCTCGCCGAGATTAACGCTCGCACAATGGAGCTGGCACACCACTCCCTGGATATTATCGAGGAGGAGAACACCGAACCAGTAGAAACAGATGTCACTAATCATATTTTAGAGCCTTCTGCACAAATTTCTGCGAAAGATACTGAAAACCTTGGAAATGATAATCCTATGATAACAAAAAATGATGATGAAAAAGATCCTTCTCCCGAATCTACCGCAGAAACTTCCACATCTCCTCTTACTAAGAATAATCCTGCTCCAGAATCTACAGAAATAGCAGCTGAAACACCTACTGCGACAAATCCTGCAGAACTAGCTGTGACTACATCTGTTCCTGAATTCATAAAAGTTGAAGCTGCAGCACCAGCAGAAACAATCCCAGCTCCTGTGGAAGCTCCAGTGGATaatcctgttccagaaatcgctGCAGTAGAAACTACAGCACCGGCGGAAACAATCCTAGCTCCTGTAGAAGCTCCAGTGGATaatcctgttccagaaatcgctGCAGTAGAAACAACCCCAGCTCCTGTGGAAGCTGCAGTGGATagtcctgttccagaaatcgcCGCAGTAGAAGCTGCAGCACCGCCGGAAACAATCCCAGCTCCTGTGGAACCACCAGTGGATaatcctgttccagaaatcgctGCAGTAGAAACTACAGCACCGGCGGAAACAATCCCAGCTCCTGTGGCAGCTCCAGTAGATaatcctgttccagaaatcgctGCAGTAGGAGCTGCAGCACCGCCGGAAACAGTCCCAGCTCCTGTGGAAGCTCCAGTGGATagtcctgttccagaaatcgctGCAGTAGAAGCTGCAGCACCGCCGGAAACAATCCCAGTTCCTGTGGAACCACCAGTGGATaatcctgttccagaaatcgctGCAGTAGAAACAATCCCAGCTCCTGTGGAAGCTCCAGTGGATagtcctgttccagaaatcgctGCAGTAGAAGCTGCAGCACCAACAGAAACAATCCCAGCTCCAGTGGAAGCTCCATTGGATaatcctgttccagaaatcgctGCAGTAGAAGCTGCAGCACCAACAGAAACAATTCCAGCTCCAGTGGATaatcctgttccagaaatcgctGCAGTAGAAGCTGCAGCTCTGCCGGAAACAGTCCCAGCTCCTGTGGAAGCTCTAGTGGATagtcctgttccagaaatcgctGCAGTAGAAGCTGCAGCACCAGCAGAAACAATCACAGCTCCAGTGGAAGCTCCAGTGGATagtcctgttccagaaatcgctGCAGTTAAAACTACAGCACCAGCGGAAACAATCCCAGCTCCTGTGGAAGCTCCAATGGATaatcctgttccagaaatcgctGCAGTAGAAACAATCCCAGCTCCTGTGGAAGCTCCAGTGGATagtcctgttccagaaatcgctGCAGTAGAAGCTGCAGCACCAACAGAAACAATCCCAGCTCCTGTGGAAGCACCAGTGGATaatcctgttccagaaatcgctGCAGTAGAAACTACAGCACCGGCGGAAACAATCCCAGCTCCTGTGGCAGCTCCAGTAGATaatcctgttccagaaatcgctGCAGTAGGAGCTGCAGCACCGCCGGAAACAGTCCCAGCTCCTGTGGAAGCTCCAGTGGATagtcctgttccagaaatcgctGCAGTAGAAGCTGCAGCACCGCCGGAAACAATCCCAGTTCCTGTGGAACCACCAGTGGATaatcctgttccagaaatcgctGCAGTAGAAACAATCCCAGCTCCTGTGGAAGCTCCAGTGGATagtcctgttccagaaatcgctGCAGTAGAAGCTGCAGCACCAACAGAAACAATCCCAGCTCCAGTGGAAGCTCCATTGGATaatcctgttccagaaatcgctGCAGTAGAAGCTGCAGCACCAACAGAAACAATTCCAGCTCCAGTGGATaatcctgttccagaaatcgctGCAGTAGAAACTACAGCACCGGCGGAAACAATCCCATCTCCAGTGGATaatcctgttccagaaatcgctGCAGTAGAAGCTGCAGCACCAACAGAAACAATCCCAGCTCCAGTGGATaatcctgttccagaaatcgctGCAGTAGAAACTACAGCACCGCCGGAAACAATCCCAGCTCCTGTGGAAGCTCCAGATGATagtcctgttccagaaatcgctGCAGTAGAAACTACAGCACCAGCGGAAACAATCCCAGCTCCTGTGGAAGCTCCAATGGATaatcctgttccagaaatcgctGCAGTAGAAACAATCCCAGCTCCTGTGGAAGCTCCAGTGGATagtcctgttccagaaatcgctGCAGTAGCAGCTGCAGCACCAACAGAAACAATCCCAGCTCCAGTGGATAATActgttccagaaatcgctGCAGTAGAAACTACAGCACCGGCTGAAACAATCCCAGCTCCTGTGGAAGCTCCATTGGATaatcctgttccagaaatcgctGCAGTAGAAGCTGCAGCACCAACAGAAACAATCCCAGCTCCAGTGGATaatcctgttccagaaatcgctGCAGTAGAAATTACAGCACCGGCTGAAACAATCCCAGCTCCTGTGGAAGCTCCAGTGGATagtcctgttccagaaatcgctGCAGTAGAAGCTGCAGTACCAGCAGAAACAATCTCAGCTCCTGTGGAACCACCAGTGGATaatcctgttccagaaatcgctGCAGTAGAAGCTGCAGCACCGCCGGAAGCAATCCCAGCTCCTGTGGAACCACCAGTGGATaatcctgttccagaaatcgctGCAGTAGAAGCTGCAGCACCAGCAGAAACAATCCCAGCTCCAGTGGAAGCTCCACTGGATaatcctgttccagaaatcgctGCAGTAGAAGCTGCAGCACCGCCGGAAACAATCCCAGCTCCTGTGGAACCACCAGTGGATaatcctgttccagaaatcgctGCAGTAGAAGCTGCAGCACCGCCGGAAACAATCCCAGCTCCTGTGGAACCACCAGTGGATaatcctgttccagaaatcgctGCAGTAGAAGCTGCAGCACCAGCAGAAACAATCCCAGCTCCAGTGGAAGCTCCATTGGATaatcctgttccagaaatcgctGCAGTAGAAACAATCCCAGCTCCAGTGGAAGCTCCATTGGATaatcctgttccagaaatcgctGCAGTAGAAGCTGCAGCACCAACAGAAACAATCCCAGCTCCAGTGGATaatcctgttccagaaatcgctGCAGTAGAAACTACAGCACCGCCGGAAACAATCCCAGCTCCTGTGGAAGCTCCAGATGATagtcctgttccagaaatcgctGCAGTAGAAACTACAGCACCAGCGGAAACAATCCCAGCACCTGTGGAAGCTCCAATGGATaatcctgttccagaaatcgctGCAGTAGAAACAATCCCAGCTCCTGTGGAAGCTCCAGTGGATagtcctgttccagaaatcgctGCAGTAGAAGCTGCAGCACCAACAGAAACAATCCCACCTCCAGTGGATaatcctgttccagaaatcgctGCAGTAGAAACTACAGCACCGGCTGAAACAATCCCGGCTCCTGTGGAAGCTCCAGTGAATagtcctgttccagaaatcgctGCAGTAGAAACTACAGCACCGACTGAAACAATCCCAGCTCCTGTGGAACCACCAGTGGATaatcctgttccagaaatcgctGCAGTAGAAGCTGCAGCACCGCCGGAAACAATCCCAGCTCCTGTGGAAGCTCCAGTGGATaatcctgttccagaaatcgctGCAGTAGAAGCTGCAGCACCGCCGGAAACAATCCCAGCTCCTGTGGAAGCTCCAGTGGATAATCCTGTTCCAGAAGTCGCTGCAGTAGAAACAATCCCAGCTCCTGTGGAAGCTCCAGTGGAATATACTGTTCCAGATCTCGCCGCAGTAGAAGCTGCAGCACCGCCGGAAACAATCCCAGCTCCTGTGGAAGCTCCAGTGAATagtcctgttccagaaatcggTGCAGTAGAAACAATCCCAGCTCCTGTGGAAGCTCCAGTGGATAATCCTGTTCCAGAAGTAGCTGCAGTAGAAGCTGCAGCACCAGCAGAAACAATCCCAGCTTCAGTGGAAGCTCCAGTGGATAATCCTGTTCCAAAAATCGCTGCAGTAGAAACAATCCCAGCTCCAGTGGAAGCTCCAGTGGATaatcctgttccagaaatcgctGCAGTAGAAATTACAGCACCGGCGGAAACAATTCCAGCTCCTGTGGAAGCTCCAGTGGATagtcctgttccagaaatcgctGCAGTAGAAACAATCCCAGCTCCTGTGGAAGCTCCAGTGGATAATCCTGTTCCAGAAGTATCTGCAGTAGAAGCTGCAGCACCAGCAGAAACGATCCCAGCTCCTGTGGAAGCACCAGTGGATaatcctgttccagaaatcgctGCAGTAGAAGCTGCAGCACCGCCGGAAACAATCCCAGTTCCTGTGGAACCACCAGTGGATaatcctgttccagaaatcgctGCAGTAGAAGCTGCAGCACCGCCGGAAACAATCCCAGCTCCTGTGGAAGCACCAGTGGATaatcctgttccagaaatcgctGCAGTAGAAGCTGCAGCACCAGCAGAAACAATCCCAGCTCCTGTGGAAGCTCCAGTGGATagtcctgttccagaaatcgctGCAGTAGAAGCTGCAGCACCAGCAGAAACAATCCCAGCTCCTGTGGAAGCTCCAGTGGATagtcctgttccagaaatcgctGCAGTAGAAACAATCCCAGCTCCTGTGGAAGCTCCAGTGGATagtcctgttccagaaatcgctGCAGTAGAAACAATCCCAGTTCCTGTGGAACCACCAGTGGATaatcctgttccagaaatcgctGCAGTAGAAGCTGCAGCACCGCCGGAAACAATCCCAGCTCCTGTGGAAGCACCAGTGGATaatcctgttccagaaatcgctGCAGTAGGAGCTGCAGCACCAGCAGAAACAATCCCAGCTCCAGTGGAAGCTCCATTGGATaatcctgttccagaaatcgctGCAGTAGGAGCTGCAGCACCAGCAGAAACAATCCCAGCTCCAGTGGAAGCTCCATTGGATaatcctgttccagaaatcgctACAGTAGAAACAATCCCAGCTCCTGTGGAACCACCAGTGGATaatcctgttccagaaatcgctGCAGTAGAAGCTGCAGCACCAGCAGAAACAATCCCAGCTCCAGTGGAAGCTCCAGTGGATagtcctgttccagaaatcgctGCAGTAGAAGCTGCAGCACCAGCAGAAACAATCCCAGCTCCTGTGGAAGCTCCAGTGGATagtcctgttccagaaatcgctGCAGTAGAAACAATCCTAGCTCCTGTGGAAGCTCCAGTGGATaatcctgttccagaaatcgctGCAGTAGAAACTACAGCACCGCCGGAAACAATCCCTGCTCCTGTTGAACCACCAGTGGATaatcctgttccagaaatcgctGCAGTAGAAACAATCCCAGCTCCTGTGAAAGCTCCAGTGGATaatcctgttccagaaatcgctTCAGTAGAAACTACAGCACCGGCGGAAACAATCCCAGCTCCTGTGGAAGCTCCAGTGGATaatcctgttccagaaatcgctGCAGTAGAAGCTGCAGCACCGCCGGAAACAATCCCAGTTCCTGTGGAACCACCAGTGGATaatcctgttccagaaatcgctGCAGTAGAAGCTGCAGCACCGCCGGAAACAATCCCAGCTCCTGTGGAAGCACCAGTGGATaatcctgttccagaaatcgctGCAGTAGAAGCTGCAGCACCAGCAGAAACAATCCCAGCTCCTGTGGAAGCTCCAGTGGATagtcctgttccagaaatcgctGCAGTAGGAGCTGCAGCACCAGCAGAAACAATCCCAGCTCCAGTGGAAGCTCCATTGGATaatcctgttccagaaatcgctGCAGTAGGAGCTGCAGCACCAGCAGAAACAATCCCAGCTCCAGTGGAAGCTCCATTGGATaatcctgttccagaaatcgctACAGTAGAAACAATCCCAGCTCCTGTGGAACCACCAGTGGATaatcctgttccagaaatcgctGCAGTAGAAGCTGCAGCACCAGCAGAAACAATCCCAGCTCCAGTGGAAGCTCCAGTGGATagtcctgttccagaaatcgctGCAGTAGAAGCTGCAGCACCAGCAGAAACAATCCCAGCTCCTGTGGAAGCTCCAGTGGATagtcctgttccagaaatcgctGCAGTAGAAACAATCCCAGCTCCTGTGGAAGCTCCAGTGGATaatcctgttccagaaatcgctGCAGTAGAAACTACAGCACCGCCGGAAACAATCCCTGCTCCTGTTGAACCACCAGTGGATaatcctgttccagaaatcgctGCAGTAGAAACAATCCCAGCTCCTGTGAAAGCTCCAGTGGATaatcctgttccagaaatcgctTCAGTAGAAACTACAGCACCGGCGGAAACAATCCCAGCTCCTGTGGAAGCTCCAGTGGATaatcctgttccagaaatcgctGCAGTAGAAGCTGGAGCACCGCCGAAAACAATCCCAGCTCCTGTGGAAGCTCCAGTGGATagtcctgttccagaaatcgctGCAGTAGAAACAATCCCAGCTCCTGTGGAACCACCAGTGGATaatcctgttccagaaatcgctGCAGTAGAAGCTGCAGCACCAGCAGAAACAATCCCAGCTCCAGTGGAAGCTCCAGTGGATagtcctgttccagaaatcgctGCAGTAGAAGCTGCAGCACCAGCAGAAACAATCCCAGCTCCTGTGGAAGCTCCAGTGGATAGTTctgttccagaaatcgctGCAGTAGAAACAATCCCAGCTCCTGTGGAAGCTCCAGTGGATAATCCTGTTCCAGAAGTAGCTGCAGTAGAAGCTGCAGCACCGGCGGAAACAATCCCAGCTCCTGTGGAAGCTCCAGTGGATaatcctgttccagaaatcgctGCAGTAGAAACTACAGCACCGCCGGAAACAATCCCAGCTCCTGTTGAACCACCAGTGGATAATCCTGTTCCAAAAATCGCTGCAGTAGAAACAATCCCAGCTCCTGTGGAAGCTCCAGTGGATaatcctgttccagaaatcgctTCAGTAGAAACTACAGCACCGGCGGAAACAATCCCAGCTCCTGTGGAAGCTCCAGTGGATaatcctgttccagaaatcgctGCAGTAGAAGCTGGAGCACCGCCGAAAACAATCCCAGCTCCTGTGGAAGCTCCAGTGGATagtcctgttccagaaatcgctGCAGTAGAAACAATCCCAGCTCCTGTGGAACCACCAGTGGATaatcctgttccagaaatcgctGCAGTAGAAGCTGCAGCACCAGCAGAAACAATCCCAGCTCCAGTGGAAGCTCCAGTGGATagtcctgttccagaaatcgctGCAGTAGAAGCTGCAGCACCAGCAGAAACAATCCCAGCTCCTGTGGAAGCTCCAGTGGATagtcctgttccagaaatcgctGCAGTAGAAACAATCCCAGCTCCTGTGGAAGCTCCAGTGGATAATCCTGTTCCAGAAGTAGCTGCAGTAGAAGCTGCAGCACCGGCGGAAACAATCCCAGCTCCTGTGGAAGCTCCAGTGGATaatcctgttccagaaatcgctGCAGTAGAAACTACAGCACCGCCGGAAACAATCCCAGCTCCTGTTGAACCACCAGTGGATaatcctgttccagaaatcgctGCAGTAGAAACAATCCCAGCTCCTGTGGAAGCTCCAGTGGATaatcctgttccagaaatcgctTCAGTAGAAACTACAGCACCGGCGGAAACAATCCCAGCTCCTGTGGAAGCTCCAGTGGATaatcctgttccagaaatcgctGCAGTAGAAGCTGCAGCACCGCCGGAAACAATCCCAGCTCCTGTGGAAGCTCCAGTGGATagtcctgttccagaaatcgctGCAGTAGAAGCTCCAGCACCGGCGGAAACAATCCTAGCTCCTGTGGAACCACCAGGGGATAATCCTGTTCCACAAATCGCTGCAGTAGAAGGTCCAGCACCAGCGGAAACAATTCCAAAGCCTGTGGAGGCACCCGCGGAACCAATCTCATCTCCTGTGGAAGCACCAGTGGATATTCCAGTTCCAGAAATCGCTGCACAAGAATCCGTCGCACCAGCGGAAACGATCCCAACTCCTGCGAAAGCTCCTGTGCATAGTCCTGCTTCAGAAATCTCCTCTGCAGTAGGTACTTCGGAAGCCGCCGAAACAATTTCATCTCTTGCTGTGGAATCTTCTCTGGATAATCTTCCTCTGGAACCTGGCACAGTCGATTCTGCGGCCTTGAAGTCATCTGCAGATGACCATAATATTCTACAGACTGAACTGTTGGATTCAGCTCAAGGAAGTGGGGCCTCAGAATCCACCAAGGGTGATGCTTCCATGATAGGTAAAGCATCTCAAAAGTGCCTGCGGAGACAGCCGAACATAACCGACACAATACCGAGCGAAGGAAACTTGTCCTTGAAATCCGATCCTGTGAACCTCCTGGGCACCATTTGCAAGTTTTACATAAAAGACAAACGACTGTTGGCAACGATCGAACGAAGACGTCGCCGGGCTTTGATCATGCACAAGTACCTGAGTTCCTTTGACTCCATGGATGATTCCATAGAGGATGTTGGCTGCGATAGCCATCCAAGCTTATTCCAAGAACTAAATGAAGATGGCTCAGAGCCCCAAGTAGAGATGATTCCGCCAACTGGCAGGGTAGAAACTCCACCACCTGAAGTTGATATAGAAGATGCAGTAGCTACAAGTAAGACTGAATGTGTAGAGGAATCAGATCATTCAGAAAGTTTGATAGAAATTCCGAAATTTGATAATTTTGAAACAGTTAAGACTGAAACACATTTTGTAGATGAGGTCAGTACAGAAGTTGCTAGTTTGATGGGCCAGCAGGAATCTCCTGTGAAAACTTTAGACGATAGAGTTCCAGTTAGTGACAGCTTAGCGACCATCCTTCGATGGGATAGGGCCAGTCAAACATCCTGCGATATGGCAGATGAGCTCGATAGAGACACAGAGTCCTTCATTGCGGTTAGTCTCGGTGAAATCACCTATAACTTTATCAACGACATTCTCTTCTCAGATCAATTGAGTACAGAGTCGAATCACAGCGACGAAAGTGAGCCCTCCACGGCCTGTGAGACGTTCAACGGCGAGGCCGACTCCGAGCAGGACTTTGTTAGCGAAAGGGTCTTAGTCCTGGACGAGCATCGATCCCCGAGTACTAACACAAACTCTAATCGCACCTCGCACGCCAACTTGCATCTAACTCTAACCAAAACTAACACCTCCCATTCGGCCAGTAGACGCACTAACGGAAAACTAACAAATGGTTCCCTGAGATGGTCCAGCAAATCGGTCAATGACATTGGCAGTGAACTAACCAACGGTGGTCCGAAGGTTGCGCAACCGGACGATGTTGCCGATGACGATGTTGTACTGTTGCGGCGCTTTGTGCCAGGTAACCCAGGGTTAAGGCCATAACTGTCATCACTCGGTGTTTGTTGTAACTTGATTCCTTGATTCCTTAGCCTGGCTTCACTGTCTCttctatgtgtgtgtttttgtgtttcGCCCAATAGTCAAGTGGGTCGACTAAAGTATTAACCAATAATAAAAGCGAAGAGTAATCTTTAAAAGAACATTcctttatttcaaaaatatttatttaaatacccAAGAGAAtgtaaattaatattattgtaactgaaaattgaaataaagGATATGGTTTTAAACTTAAAGCAGTTTCGATAAGAGGGGGATCGCTTTTCGATTTTCAACTTACTCGACCCACTCTCCGCTTCACGTCCTTGGAATTAAATCAAATCTAAAATATGTTTCTAGGTTCCATTGCGGAGCGGGAAGTGAAAAAGTGGTACAATGCCGTCGAGATGCCAAATAATCCATACGCACCGGAGGCCCTGAAGCAGCGCATCAGTGGCACCCAGGAGCGGTACATGGATGTGCCGAACATCAGTCCCAGTGCCGAGCAGAAAGCTCTGGCATCGGCTCTAACGGAAAGCACTGACTCTGCCTCCCCACAAACTGATTACAAGCGGTAACTTTCTTCCTTAACGTGTCCTTTCTGTTTTCTCTATAATATTCTTAACCCATAGCTATAGTCGCGATTACTATATCAACGATGCCCCCAATGGCACTCCTGGAAGTGTAAGGACTAATGCCACTGCAAGTGCATCCATCAATTCTGAGGATGCTGAGGACATTGTGATCAACGAGGTAAATCAAGAACCAGAACCACTTCCACCAACGCATGGCCAACGCATTTCAAGTAGCGCTCAGAGTAACGTTGCCGACCTCTCTCATTGGACACTATCCACGCCAGTGCGCCGTAGCAGTTCGCTTAAGTTCATTAACAGCCGCCCCGCCCACTCCCACACCCACTCCCACTCGCCGTCCCTATCCCCCACCCCGTACGCCAGCGCCTCATTAGCCTACGATCGGTCAGCTCACCTCGAACGTCCTTCCACATCGGCGTCCCATTACCGAGAATCGAGTCTAGGAATAGGAGACGACGATCATGACTTCGACGTGAGATCACATCGCTCCTGGCGCAGCAGCTACAGCTCCCTGCCCAAGCGGCACACCCAGTCCACCCTGAGTCTGCACAGCAGCGGTAGCGGGGTGTCCTTCGGCTCGTCCGCTTCGAAGAGGCGCCTGGCTGCCGGAGGTCCTTCCGCCGGTGTTCTCACTCAATTCGAGAAGCAGCTACTGCACAAGGACCTTAAGCGGAACAGCTTCCGGGCTGTGTCCACCACTTCAAAGGATTTCGTAATGAATCCGCTGTTCGAGAGCGAGCCCATCCAGGCGGGAAAGCTGG
Coding sequences:
- the LOC6496030 gene encoding mucin-17 isoform X15; the encoded protein is MDFTLGLVTGMYAVVAVIVFYVVYVIEVKLDLPAIVNGYNNSSNGNTTNNNNNNNELADISQTRLRSLIETIIAETLRSSSLSASGAVSEISLDTRSHVSELANGNGLKRRHRTEHYFEPKIYQDLLATAVLNKIADKEGNTRLLAESTPDLSGHHIDENFNAEALSTTSGSSIEPRSDSSLTDHEIVLDNGKSQSLQAELERESVLSDYIAAHMVPLPDFSASVTESEDDVGSISSSMIADGTWEDNWLFKKKRSSATPSSIGMLVPAPKENVRAQIGDKTADEVSDLSEMGSDAEDSSLDLMRCNELNDRLLSKHLIGGQNTKLVLDELVDRTSLISHTLPEEHEPAFTETTNVLLVETTGVAPPVSPPPPPPMVFQDDSVTEEPVPAPIAAQADSEEPASLDGCTGFSTIEYIDEEQMHESVPSVIEILAAMALGPMLAVPASEQPGAMTPSEMHTLKELSDLALAEINARTMELAHHSLDIIEEENTEPVETDVTNHILEPSAQISAKDTENLGNDNPMITKNDDEKDPSPESTAETSTSPLTKNNPAPESTEIAAETPTATNPAELAVTTSVPEFIKVEAAAPAETIPAPVEAPVDNPVPEIAAVETTAPAETILAPVEAPVDNPVPEIAAVETTPAPVEAAVDSPVPEIAAVEAAAPPETIPAPVEPPVDNPVPEIAAVETTAPAETIPAPVAAPVDNPVPEIAAVGAAAPPETVPAPVEAPVDSPVPEIAAVEAAAPPETIPVPVEPPVDNPVPEIAAVETIPAPVEAPVDSPVPEIAAVEAAAPTETIPAPVEAPLDNPVPEIAAVEAAAPTETIPAPVDNPVPEIAAVEAAALPETVPAPVEALVDSPVPEIAAVEAAAPAETITAPVEAPVDSPVPEIAAVKTTAPAETIPAPVEAPMDNPVPEIAAVETIPAPVEAPVDSPVPEIAAVEAAAPTETIPAPVEAPVDNPVPEIAAVETTAPAETIPAPVAAPVDNPVPEIAAVGAAAPPETVPAPVEAPVDSPVPEIAAVEAAAPPETIPVPVEPPVDNPVPEIAAVETIPAPVEAPVDSPVPEIAAVEAAAPTETIPAPVEAPLDNPVPEIAAVEAAAPTETIPAPVDNPVPEIAAVETTAPAETIPSPVDNPVPEIAAVEAAAPTETIPAPVDNPVPEIAAVETTAPPETIPAPVEAPDDSPVPEIAAVETTAPAETIPAPVEAPMDNPVPEIAAVETIPAPVEAPVDSPVPEIAAVAAAAPTETIPAPVDNTVPEIAAVETTAPAETIPAPVEAPLDNPVPEIAAVEAAAPTETIPAPVDNPVPEIAAVEITAPAETIPAPVEAPVDSPVPEIAAVEAAVPAETISAPVEPPVDNPVPEIAAVEAAAPPEAIPAPVEPPVDNPVPEIAAVEAAAPAETIPAPVEAPLDNPVPEIAAVEAAAPPETIPAPVEPPVDNPVPEIAAVEAAAPPETIPAPVEPPVDNPVPEIAAVEAAAPAETIPAPVEAPLDNPVPEIAAVETIPAPVEAPLDNPVPEIAAVEAAAPTETIPAPVDNPVPEIAAVETTAPPETIPAPVEAPDDSPVPEIAAVETTAPAETIPAPVEAPMDNPVPEIAAVETIPAPVEAPVDSPVPEIAAVEAAAPTETIPPPVDNPVPEIAAVETTAPAETIPAPVEAPVNSPVPEIAAVETTAPTETIPAPVEPPVDNPVPEIAAVEAAAPPETIPAPVEAPVDNPVPEIAAVEAAAPPETIPAPVEAPVDNPVPEVAAVETIPAPVEAPVEYTVPDLAAVEAAAPPETIPAPVEAPVNSPVPEIGAVETIPAPVEAPVDNPVPEVAAVEAAAPAETIPASVEAPVDNPVPKIAAVETIPAPVEAPVDNPVPEIAAVEITAPAETIPAPVEAPVDSPVPEIAAVETIPAPVEAPVDNPVPEVSAVEAAAPAETIPAPVEAPVDNPVPEIAAVEAAAPPETIPVPVEPPVDNPVPEIAAVEAAAPPETIPAPVEAPVDNPVPEIAAVEAAAPAETIPAPVEAPVDSPVPEIAAVEAAAPAETIPAPVEAPVDSPVPEIAAVETIPAPVEAPVDSPVPEIAAVETIPVPVEPPVDNPVPEIAAVEAAAPPETIPAPVEAPVDNPVPEIAAVGAAAPAETIPAPVEAPLDNPVPEIAAVGAAAPAETIPAPVEAPLDNPVPEIATVETIPAPVEPPVDNPVPEIAAVEAAAPAETIPAPVEAPVDSPVPEIAAVEAAAPAETIPAPVEAPVDSPVPEIAAVETILAPVEAPVDNPVPEIAAVETTAPPETIPAPVEPPVDNPVPEIAAVETIPAPVKAPVDNPVPEIASVETTAPAETIPAPVEAPVDNPVPEIAAVEAAAPPETIPVPVEPPVDNPVPEIAAVEAAAPPETIPAPVEAPVDNPVPEIAAVEAAAPAETIPAPVEAPVDSPVPEIAAVGAAAPAETIPAPVEAPLDNPVPEIAAVGAAAPAETIPAPVEAPLDNPVPEIATVETIPAPVEPPVDNPVPEIAAVEAAAPAETIPAPVEAPVDSPVPEIAAVEAAAPAETIPAPVEAPVDSPVPEIAAVETIPAPVEAPVDNPVPEIAAVETTAPPETIPAPVEPPVDNPVPEIAAVETIPAPVKAPVDNPVPEIASVETTAPAETIPAPVEAPVDNPVPEIAAVEAGAPPKTIPAPVEAPVDSPVPEIAAVETIPAPVEPPVDNPVPEIAAVEAAAPAETIPAPVEAPVDSPVPEIAAVEAAAPAETIPAPVEAPVDSSVPEIAAVETIPAPVEAPVDNPVPEVAAVEAAAPAETIPAPVEAPVDNPVPEIAAVETTAPPETIPAPVEPPVDNPVPKIAAVETIPAPVEAPVDNPVPEIASVETTAPAETIPAPVEAPVDNPVPEIAAVEAGAPPKTIPAPVEAPVDSPVPEIAAVETIPAPVEPPVDNPVPEIAAVEAAAPAETIPAPVEAPVDSPVPEIAAVEAAAPAETIPAPVEAPVDSPVPEIAAVETIPAPVEAPVDNPVPEVAAVEAAAPAETIPAPVEAPVDNPVPEIAAVETTAPPETIPAPVEPPVDNPVPEIAAVETIPAPVEAPVDNPVPEIASVETTAPAETIPAPVEAPVDNPVPEIAAVEAAAPPETIPAPVEAPVDSPVPEIAAVEAPAPAETILAPVEPPGDNPVPQIAAVEGPAPAETIPKPVEAPAEPISSPVEAPVDIPVPEIAAQESVAPAETIPTPAKAPVHSPASEISSAVGTSEAAETISSLAVESSLDNLPLEPGTVDSAALKSSADDHNILQTELLDSAQGSGASESTKGDASMIGSIAEREVKKWYNAVEMPNNPYAPEALKQRISGTQERYMDVPNISPSAEQKALASALTESTDSASPQTDYKRYSRDYYINDAPNGTPGSVRTNATASASINSEDAEDIVINEAQTANVAVTEQEQSEESVFKALPVQVLDESLETQSNPSLYSVQTTNTTTSDESDTVRIYDFNKQETTVIRATPAEQQPSTSTTSSMESAQSAPASVSSIDSSVSKKRERPVVLQFGPGDSAPTVGSPVSTPTRGSTPPAFRFLQPKRKLIDPSQVLSVDEDDEPDQPKTPAAEKPVIEDEVAHAMPSVKALAQAFLLTSKHTQYERRWRAKVRIAAPPDTPDKPASSLAKRHKLEHAVSMAEVADEATIASDLSSLETDPSIHSEGLPPIASPASPVPVRHGFLRSNIAFFENLKFK